CCTTTTCCCTTTCAAACTCCTCGCGGCGTTGCTGCTCTTCTAAAACCCGTTGCTTTTCGCGCTCCGCCTTTGCGCGCGCAGCAGCTTCCTTTTCCGCTAACTCACGGGATTCCGCTTCCATCCGTTGCTGCTCTTCGGCATCGACTTTGCGATCATAATAACTGAGGATGAACTGGTATGCTTCGTTCAACAGTTTGAATTTTTCTTCAGCACGGGCGCGTACTGCTTCGCTAACATTGGCGTATTGGTCGGGATGGACGATCCGCGCTTCATCGCGAAAGGCTTTCTTCACGTCGTCGAGATCGGCGTCGTGAGGAATCATCAAGATCTCATAAGCACGGTTAAGGTCCATCGGACTACTGAAGTGAATGAAGGATTGCTGAAAGATCGCCGTCGCCAAACCGCTCGAAGTGGGTTCCGATGACGATGAAATCGGCGCCAGCTTTTACGGCAGCTTGGGCTTTTTCGGTCGTATTAATGCCACCACCAACCAGTAACGGCAAGGTGATTTCCCGGCGAACCAGTGCGATAGCTTCCGGCGGCACGGGCAACTCAGCGCCACTCCCCGCTTCGAGATATACAAGTTTCATACCAAGTTGTTCTGCGGCGAGCGCGTGAGCGACGACCAATTCTGGT
The genomic region above belongs to bacterium and contains:
- a CDS encoding J domain-containing protein, translating into MDLNRAYEILMIPHDADLDDVKKAFRDEARIVHPDQYANVSEAVRARAEEKFKLLNEAYQFILSYYDRKVDAEEQQRMEAESRELAEKEAAARAKAEREKQRVLEEQQRREEFEREKELEESKLRWKVAQESRNLKSERDFSVVKKPNHRFAISWSIGVVLIAYALLTNGGVPLLSLGIAMGLIAIISRGKLPLWVVFVLSIGCALIASAIREIM